From the Pseudomonas sp. SORT22 genome, one window contains:
- a CDS encoding helix-turn-helix transcriptional regulator, translating into MNLLFEAAAHHHGLARVIDQLGKPGFWHQLIVLLDQLLPCDTALALLVEREGAPQVLEEFDRGFRDAPAAAPLYLGGLYLLDPFIQAMRDGLADGVYRMEEVAPDEFRKSDYFNNYFRALVGEDELQLILNLDAGKVLAISLGANQRYNTATIGQLSLLAPWLLALMRQHWHQQHPRQVAEHSTPVERALEHFGSDTLSARELETARLVLRGNSSKAIAKRLDISQETVKVHRRNLYSKLGVSSQSELFSLFLQHLGQHDHQE; encoded by the coding sequence GTGAACCTGCTATTCGAAGCCGCTGCCCACCACCATGGCCTGGCCCGGGTCATCGACCAGTTGGGCAAGCCGGGGTTCTGGCATCAGCTGATCGTGCTGCTCGATCAACTGCTGCCGTGCGACACCGCCCTGGCCTTGCTGGTGGAGCGCGAGGGCGCGCCGCAGGTGCTGGAGGAATTCGACCGCGGCTTTCGCGATGCGCCGGCGGCAGCGCCCCTGTACCTGGGCGGTCTGTACCTGCTCGACCCGTTCATCCAGGCCATGCGCGACGGCCTTGCCGATGGCGTGTACCGCATGGAAGAGGTCGCCCCGGACGAGTTTCGCAAGAGCGACTACTTCAACAACTACTTTCGTGCCCTGGTCGGCGAGGACGAGCTGCAACTGATCCTCAACCTCGATGCGGGCAAGGTCCTGGCCATCTCGCTGGGCGCCAACCAGCGTTACAACACCGCGACCATAGGCCAGCTGAGCCTGCTGGCGCCGTGGCTGCTGGCCTTGATGCGCCAGCACTGGCACCAGCAGCATCCCCGGCAGGTTGCCGAGCATTCGACCCCGGTCGAGCGGGCGCTGGAGCATTTTGGCAGCGACACGCTGTCGGCGCGTGAGCTGGAAACCGCCCGCCTGGTGCTGCGCGGCAACTCCAGCAAGGCCATCGCCAAGCGCCTGGACATCTCCCAGGAGACGGTCAAGGTGCACCGGCGCAACCTCTACAGCAAGCTTGGGGTCTCGTCCCAATCGGAGCTGTTCAGCCTGTTTTTGCAACACCTGGGACAACATGACCATCAGGAGTGA
- a CDS encoding glutathione S-transferase: protein MLRILGKASSINVRKVLWTCAELQLPFEREDWGSGFRSTEDEAFLALNPNAMVPVIVDGDFVLWESNSIIRYLAAQYGGQALYPAEPKARARVDQWLDWQATDLNGSWSYAFVSLVRKAPTHQDPQALAAGCGNWAKHMTILERQLERTGAYVSGQDFALADIAIGLSVNRWLQTPMERPALPAVEAYYERLNVREGYRLHGRNGLP from the coding sequence ATGCTACGGATACTCGGCAAGGCTTCATCGATCAACGTGCGCAAGGTGCTGTGGACCTGCGCCGAATTGCAGTTGCCGTTCGAGCGCGAGGACTGGGGCTCGGGCTTTCGCTCGACCGAGGATGAGGCGTTCCTGGCGCTGAACCCCAACGCCATGGTGCCGGTGATCGTCGACGGCGATTTTGTCTTGTGGGAGTCCAACAGCATCATCCGCTACCTCGCCGCCCAGTATGGCGGCCAGGCGTTGTACCCGGCCGAACCGAAGGCGCGGGCGCGGGTTGATCAATGGCTGGATTGGCAGGCCACCGACCTCAACGGTTCGTGGAGCTACGCCTTTGTCTCGTTGGTGCGCAAGGCACCGACCCACCAGGACCCGCAAGCGCTGGCGGCGGGTTGCGGCAACTGGGCGAAGCACATGACCATCCTCGAACGTCAGCTGGAACGTACCGGGGCCTATGTCAGTGGCCAGGACTTTGCCCTGGCGGACATCGCCATCGGCCTGTCGGTCAACCGCTGGCTGCAGACCCCCATGGAGCGCCCGGCGTTGCCGGCGGTCGAGGCTTACTATGAGCGCCTGAACGTGCGTGAAGGCTATCGCTTGCATGGGCGCAACGGGTTGCCGTGA
- the ampC gene encoding class C beta-lactamase, with product MHQKTNLKPGILAAFTLCLVAGQSLAQTPLESTVSAAVRPLMQQQAIPGMAVAISIDGQQHYFNYGVASKQSGQPVNADTLFEIGSVSKTFTATLAGFAQASGKLSLGDTASKHWPALKGTAFDGITLLNLGTYSAGGLPLQFPDAVKGEADLAGYYGHWKADYAPGTQRLYSNPSLGLFGYLTAKSLGTPFAQLMEQQLLPQLGLQHSYLQVPGAQMGNYAQGYNKQDQAVRVGPGPLDGEAYGLKVTAVDLLHYLDLNMQPHSLSKPLQRAIATTQTGYYQVGAMTQGLGWEQYAYPVSLEQLQAGNAPSMVLEPQPVSWLKPARPLPADTFLNKTGSTDGFGAYVAFVPSKRIAIVLLANKNYPIAERVKVAHQILTALDPQ from the coding sequence ATGCACCAAAAAACCAACCTCAAGCCAGGGATTCTGGCTGCCTTTACCCTTTGCCTGGTTGCCGGGCAAAGCCTTGCACAGACGCCGCTGGAGTCAACGGTGAGCGCCGCCGTGCGCCCGCTGATGCAGCAACAGGCAATCCCCGGCATGGCCGTGGCCATCAGCATCGATGGCCAGCAGCACTACTTTAACTACGGAGTGGCCTCGAAACAGAGCGGCCAGCCAGTCAATGCCGACACCCTGTTCGAGATCGGCTCGGTGAGCAAAACCTTCACCGCCACCCTTGCAGGCTTTGCCCAGGCCAGTGGCAAGCTGAGCCTTGGCGATACGGCCAGCAAGCACTGGCCCGCACTCAAAGGCACCGCGTTCGATGGCATCACCCTGCTCAACCTTGGGACTTACAGCGCGGGCGGACTGCCCTTGCAGTTCCCTGACGCGGTCAAGGGCGAAGCCGACCTGGCCGGCTACTACGGCCACTGGAAAGCCGACTACGCGCCGGGCACTCAGCGCTTGTATTCCAACCCCAGCCTGGGCCTGTTCGGCTACCTCACGGCGAAAAGCCTGGGAACGCCGTTCGCCCAGTTGATGGAACAACAGCTGCTGCCGCAACTGGGCCTGCAGCACAGCTACCTGCAAGTGCCTGGCGCGCAGATGGGCAACTATGCCCAGGGATACAACAAGCAGGACCAAGCGGTGCGCGTCGGCCCCGGGCCGCTGGATGGCGAGGCCTATGGATTGAAAGTGACCGCCGTGGACCTGCTCCACTACCTGGACCTGAACATGCAGCCGCACAGCCTGAGCAAACCGCTGCAACGGGCCATCGCCACCACCCAGACCGGCTATTACCAGGTCGGTGCCATGACCCAGGGCCTGGGTTGGGAGCAATATGCCTACCCGGTCAGCCTTGAGCAGTTGCAGGCCGGCAATGCGCCGTCGATGGTGCTGGAGCCGCAACCTGTGAGCTGGCTGAAACCGGCGCGGCCGCTGCCAGCCGACACCTTCTTGAACAAGACCGGCTCGACCGATGGTTTTGGTGCCTACGTGGCGTTCGTGCCGTCAAAACGCATCGCCATTGTGTTGCTGGCGAACAAGAACTACCCGATTGCCGAGCGGGTGAAGGTGGCGCATCAGATCCTCACGGCTCTTGACCCGCAATGA
- a CDS encoding helix-turn-helix transcriptional regulator yields the protein MSPKGQPPAFTPQSLEQLTALPRPVYGHVQALPNVVLGYRHSHPWGQLSYAIRGVLEVHTDQGFYLVPPQRAVWLPAHVPHRVSCADDTCLRSLYLEQAPASWREPQCRVVAVKPLLRELIRSFSELPVEYDSEGPDGRLVQVLLDQLDNAEQQQLMLPLPLDSELRALCSHLQAQPDSPTGLADWARQAGVSEKTLSRRFQRETGLSFRLWRQRMRLLCALPALERGERVTDVALACGYESLSAFIAAFGKQFGLPPGEFFRARNGSDG from the coding sequence GTGTCGCCAAAAGGACAACCGCCCGCCTTCACCCCGCAGTCACTGGAGCAGCTGACGGCACTGCCGCGCCCGGTGTATGGCCATGTGCAGGCGCTGCCCAACGTGGTGCTCGGCTACCGCCATAGCCATCCGTGGGGGCAGTTGTCCTATGCCATTCGCGGCGTGCTGGAGGTGCACACCGACCAGGGTTTCTACCTGGTGCCGCCGCAGCGCGCAGTTTGGCTGCCGGCGCACGTGCCGCACCGGGTCAGTTGCGCCGACGACACCTGCCTGCGCAGCCTGTACCTGGAGCAAGCACCGGCAAGCTGGCGCGAGCCGCAATGCCGGGTAGTCGCGGTCAAGCCGCTGTTGCGCGAGCTGATCCGCAGCTTCAGCGAACTGCCGGTGGAATACGACAGCGAGGGCCCCGACGGGCGCCTGGTGCAGGTGCTGCTCGACCAGTTGGACAATGCAGAACAACAGCAATTGATGCTGCCGCTGCCACTGGACTCTGAGTTGCGCGCCCTGTGCAGCCACCTGCAGGCACAACCCGATTCGCCGACCGGGCTGGCCGACTGGGCGCGGCAAGCCGGCGTGTCGGAGAAAACCCTGAGCCGGCGTTTTCAACGCGAAACCGGCCTGAGCTTTCGCCTCTGGCGCCAGCGCATGCGCCTGCTTTGCGCCCTGCCGGCCCTTGAGCGCGGCGAGCGGGTCACCGACGTGGCCCTGGCCTGCGGCTACGAATCACTGTCGGCGTTTATCGCCGCCTTCGGCAAGCAGTTCGGCCTACCGCCGGGGGAGTTCTTTCGCGCACGCAACGGCAGTGATGGTTGA
- a CDS encoding FAD-dependent oxidoreductase produces MTAEAERPHVVVIGAGIVGASIAYHLSKHTQVTVIDKGQPGLGVTSRAFGWINTTAPQPGEFAALRNLAIGEYHRLQDELGTAPINWSGALSFSAAPSPAAGVEPIDPARVRKLEPQFKAPLQQALFAPQEGSIDPLAMTRLLLERAQANGARVLSDTQVLAIECRDGAVAALVSAEGRISCERLVVAAGTACKALLQPLGVSLPLHPSPSILIRLRAQRRLVHTLIASSELEIRQPTPELILAAEDYLDADGEDGPQGIAQRARNTIRNSLHGGQGLELISTEVGLRPMPDDRIPIIGALPTVSGLYLAVMHSGVTLAAVVGRLVAQELIDSRLAPELQGCRPSRFSL; encoded by the coding sequence ATGACAGCAGAGGCCGAGCGCCCGCACGTGGTGGTCATCGGCGCCGGTATCGTCGGTGCCTCGATTGCCTATCACCTGAGCAAGCACACCCAGGTGACAGTGATCGACAAGGGCCAGCCGGGCCTGGGGGTCACCTCGCGAGCCTTTGGCTGGATCAACACCACGGCGCCGCAGCCTGGCGAATTCGCCGCCTTGCGCAATCTGGCGATTGGCGAGTATCACCGCCTGCAAGACGAGCTGGGCACGGCGCCGATCAACTGGAGCGGCGCACTGTCGTTCAGTGCAGCGCCCTCGCCCGCCGCTGGCGTCGAGCCGATCGACCCGGCTCGCGTGCGAAAGCTTGAGCCGCAGTTCAAAGCGCCACTGCAGCAGGCGCTGTTTGCACCGCAGGAAGGCTCAATCGACCCGCTGGCGATGACCCGCTTGCTGCTGGAACGCGCCCAGGCCAACGGCGCCAGGGTGCTCAGCGACACACAGGTGCTGGCGATTGAATGCCGGGACGGCGCCGTCGCCGCGCTTGTCAGCGCAGAGGGACGGATCAGCTGCGAGCGCCTGGTCGTAGCGGCAGGCACCGCGTGCAAGGCCTTGCTGCAGCCCTTGGGCGTCAGCTTGCCACTGCATCCGTCGCCGTCGATCCTGATCCGCCTGCGGGCGCAACGGCGGCTGGTACACACCCTGATCGCCAGCAGCGAACTGGAAATCCGCCAACCGACGCCGGAGCTGATCCTGGCCGCCGAAGACTACCTCGACGCCGACGGCGAAGACGGTCCCCAGGGCATTGCCCAGCGGGCGCGCAATACCATCCGCAACAGTTTGCACGGCGGCCAGGGCCTTGAGCTAATCAGTACCGAGGTTGGCTTGCGACCCATGCCGGATGATCGCATCCCCATTATCGGTGCCTTGCCAACTGTCAGCGGCCTGTACCTGGCGGTGATGCATTCGGGCGTGACCCTGGCGGCCGTGGTCGGCCGGCTGGTGGCGCAAGAGCTGATCGACAGCCGACTGGCGCCCGAGCTGCAAGGCTGCCGGCCTTCGCGTTTCAGCCTGTAG
- a CDS encoding P1 family peptidase has translation MRVRDLGIRIGVGTPGAFNAITDVPGVRVGHHTVQRGSGDHAVNTGVTVIEPRAQAASLQPCFAGVHVLNGNGDATGLEWIREAGLLTTPIAYTNTHSVGVVRDALVAAEREMAKARTYWCMPTVLETYDGVLNDIWGQHVTAEHVHAALAAAQSGPVAEGCVGGGTGMICHEFKGGIGTSSRVLDRAAGGWTVGVLVQANYGVRGALRVAGYPVGQVLGEVHSPFSAPRNVGEPGMGSIVITLATDAPLLPHQCTRLAQRASVGLARVGGGTEDSSGDIFIAFSTGNSLPAANFGHPGAPTSTVEMVNNDHISALFSAAADAVEEAIVNALLAATDLEAHGSKVLALRPERLLEALQAVGWKA, from the coding sequence ATGCGTGTACGTGATCTGGGCATTCGTATCGGCGTCGGCACCCCTGGCGCGTTCAACGCCATTACCGACGTGCCGGGCGTGCGTGTCGGCCATCACACCGTGCAGCGCGGCAGCGGCGACCACGCGGTCAATACCGGCGTCACGGTGATCGAACCACGGGCCCAGGCCGCCAGCCTGCAGCCGTGTTTTGCCGGTGTGCACGTGCTCAACGGCAACGGCGATGCCACCGGCCTTGAGTGGATTCGCGAAGCCGGCCTGCTGACCACGCCGATTGCCTACACCAACACCCACAGCGTCGGCGTGGTCCGCGATGCGCTGGTGGCGGCCGAGCGCGAGATGGCCAAGGCCCGCACCTACTGGTGCATGCCGACGGTACTGGAAACCTACGACGGCGTGCTCAATGACATCTGGGGCCAGCACGTAACGGCCGAGCATGTCCACGCCGCACTGGCCGCGGCGCAATCGGGGCCGGTGGCCGAAGGGTGCGTCGGTGGCGGTACCGGGATGATCTGCCACGAGTTCAAGGGCGGTATCGGTACCTCGTCGCGGGTCCTGGACCGCGCGGCCGGCGGCTGGACCGTCGGCGTCCTGGTGCAGGCCAACTATGGCGTACGCGGCGCCCTGCGGGTGGCCGGCTACCCGGTCGGCCAGGTGCTGGGCGAGGTGCATTCGCCGTTCAGCGCGCCGCGCAATGTCGGCGAGCCGGGCATGGGCTCGATTGTCATCACCCTGGCCACCGACGCCCCGCTGCTGCCGCACCAATGCACGCGCCTGGCGCAACGGGCCAGCGTCGGCCTGGCACGGGTCGGCGGCGGCACCGAGGACTCCAGTGGCGACATCTTCATCGCCTTCTCTACCGGCAACAGCCTGCCGGCAGCCAACTTCGGCCACCCCGGCGCGCCGACCAGCACAGTTGAGATGGTCAACAACGACCATATCTCGGCGTTGTTCAGTGCAGCGGCGGACGCCGTCGAGGAAGCCATCGTCAATGCCCTGCTGGCTGCCACCGACCTCGAGGCCCATGGCAGCAAGGTCCTGGCGCTGCGCCCCGAGCGTTTGCTTGAGGCCCTGCAGGCGGTCGGCTGGAAGGCCTGA
- the ppnN gene encoding nucleotide 5'-monophosphate nucleosidase PpnN, whose amino-acid sequence MPQREVINASVSPKGSLETLSQREVQQLSEAGSGSLYTLFRQCALAILNTGAHVDNAKTILEAYKDFEVRIHQQDRGVRLELLNAPADAFVDGEMIASTREMLFSALRDIVYTESELASQRIDLESSQGITDYVFHLLRNARTLRPGVEPKMVVCWGGHSISTEEYQYTKKVGHELGLRKLDVCTGCGPGVMKGPMKGATIAHAKQRMSGSRYLGLTEPGIIAAEAPNPIVNELVILPDIEKRLEAFVRVGHGIIIFPGGAGTAEEFLYLLGILMHPDNRGLPFPVILTGPKSAAPYLQQLHAFVRATLGDEAQAHYQIIIDDPAEVARQMVDGLKEVKQFRRERNDAFHFNWLLKIEEGFQRPFDPTHENMAGLKLSRALPPHELAANLRRAFSGIVAGNVKDKGIRLIEEKGPYEIKGDSAVLEPLGHLLQAFVDQHRMKLPGGAEYVPCYRVVS is encoded by the coding sequence ATGCCCCAACGTGAAGTTATCAATGCATCTGTCAGCCCAAAAGGCAGCCTGGAAACACTGTCTCAACGTGAAGTACAGCAACTGAGTGAAGCCGGTTCCGGCAGCCTGTACACCCTGTTCCGCCAGTGCGCGCTGGCAATCCTCAACACCGGCGCGCACGTCGACAACGCCAAGACCATCCTCGAAGCCTACAAGGACTTCGAGGTACGCATTCACCAGCAGGACCGCGGCGTGCGCCTGGAACTGCTGAACGCCCCGGCCGATGCCTTCGTCGACGGCGAAATGATCGCCAGCACCCGTGAAATGCTCTTCAGCGCCCTGCGCGACATCGTCTACACCGAAAGCGAACTGGCCAGCCAGCGCATCGACCTGGAAAGCTCCCAGGGCATCACCGACTACGTCTTCCACCTGCTGCGCAACGCCCGCACCCTGCGCCCTGGCGTGGAGCCGAAAATGGTCGTGTGCTGGGGCGGTCACTCGATCAGCACTGAGGAATACCAGTACACCAAGAAGGTCGGCCACGAGCTCGGCCTGCGCAAGCTGGACGTCTGCACCGGCTGCGGCCCAGGCGTGATGAAAGGCCCGATGAAGGGCGCGACCATCGCCCACGCCAAGCAGCGCATGAGCGGCAGCCGTTACCTGGGCCTGACCGAGCCTGGCATCATCGCCGCCGAAGCGCCGAACCCGATCGTCAACGAACTGGTGATCCTGCCGGACATCGAAAAGCGTCTTGAAGCCTTCGTGCGCGTCGGCCACGGCATCATCATTTTCCCTGGCGGCGCCGGTACCGCCGAAGAGTTCCTGTACCTGCTCGGCATTCTCATGCACCCGGACAACCGCGGCCTGCCGTTCCCGGTCATCCTCACCGGGCCCAAGAGCGCCGCACCGTACCTGCAGCAACTGCATGCCTTCGTGCGCGCGACCCTCGGCGACGAGGCCCAGGCGCACTACCAGATCATCATCGACGACCCGGCCGAAGTGGCCCGGCAGATGGTCGACGGGCTCAAGGAGGTCAAGCAGTTTCGCCGCGAGCGCAACGACGCCTTCCACTTCAACTGGCTGCTGAAGATTGAAGAAGGCTTCCAGCGCCCCTTCGACCCGACCCACGAGAACATGGCCGGGCTCAAGCTCAGCCGCGCGCTACCGCCTCACGAACTGGCCGCCAACCTGCGCCGGGCGTTTTCCGGGATTGTCGCCGGCAACGTCAAGGACAAGGGCATCCGCCTGATCGAAGAGAAAGGCCCGTACGAAATCAAAGGTGACAGCGCCGTGCTCGAACCCCTCGGCCACCTGCTGCAGGCGTTCGTCGACCAGCACCGGATGAAACTGCCGGGCGGTGCCGAATACGTGCCCTGCTACCGCGTCGTGAGCTGA
- a CDS encoding LysR family transcriptional regulator, with protein sequence MIRPHLPLNALRAFEASARHLSFTRAAIELCVTQAAVSHQVKSLEAQLKVALFKRLPRGLMLTREGETLLPVLRECFDRIAQTLDCFDGGHYREVLTVGAVGTFALGWLLPRLPEFQALHPFIDLRLSTNNNRVDIAAEGLDYAIRFGSGAWHGIDAMPLLEAPLSVLCVPSIAVQLHSPADLLQHTLLRSYRSDEWAEWFQAAGLPGAVQPSRTMVFDSSLGMMDAALQGAGVALAPPLMFERLLASDAIRQPFALGISTGSYWLTRLQSKAESPAMAAFKAWLLKAATG encoded by the coding sequence ATGATCCGACCACACCTGCCCCTGAATGCCCTGCGTGCCTTCGAGGCTTCGGCCCGGCACTTGAGTTTTACCCGCGCGGCCATCGAGCTGTGCGTGACCCAGGCGGCGGTCAGCCATCAGGTCAAGAGCCTCGAGGCCCAGCTCAAGGTCGCCCTGTTCAAGCGCCTGCCGCGCGGGCTGATGCTCACCCGTGAAGGCGAAACCTTGCTGCCGGTGTTGCGCGAATGCTTCGACCGCATCGCCCAGACCCTCGACTGCTTCGATGGCGGCCACTACCGCGAAGTACTCACCGTCGGCGCGGTGGGCACCTTTGCGCTCGGCTGGCTGCTGCCACGCCTGCCCGAGTTCCAGGCCCTGCACCCGTTTATCGATTTGCGCCTGTCGACCAATAACAACCGCGTCGATATCGCCGCCGAAGGCCTGGACTACGCCATCCGCTTTGGCAGCGGCGCCTGGCATGGCATCGATGCCATGCCGTTGCTGGAGGCGCCGCTGTCGGTGTTGTGCGTGCCGTCGATTGCCGTGCAGTTGCACAGCCCGGCTGACCTGCTGCAACACACCCTGCTGCGTTCCTACCGCAGCGATGAGTGGGCCGAATGGTTCCAGGCCGCTGGCCTGCCGGGCGCGGTACAGCCGTCGCGGACCATGGTCTTCGATTCGTCGCTGGGGATGATGGACGCCGCCCTGCAAGGCGCCGGTGTGGCCCTGGCGCCACCGCTTATGTTCGAACGCCTGCTGGCCAGCGATGCCATTCGCCAGCCATTTGCCCTGGGCATCAGTACCGGCAGCTACTGGCTGACGCGCCTGCAGTCCAAGGCCGAAAGCCCGGCGATGGCGGCGTTCAAAGCCTGGCTGTTGAAGGCAGCTACAGGCTGA
- a CDS encoding DUF4132 domain-containing protein produces the protein MALEQLQAFRHDRAQTELGPVEHIGPDGYPLLAGSELRHEHELIGELLPLLQKIHGRPDAMVFALGKLPAVMALSPDPALRTRLVLALIERVVAYNGELSTASAGHAFSHIFDYGVLPALMTWLMENGADVGQLAEPVLQWFTSYRFAYYGTLPTLTVTDWVIAQHFSTVPTDLRDLLIMLRSQCADLGHYGNFGEQLLAKLDPLLGSGAWQVLAPCEHWTQLALEDLEQLSPEVREDWLALLRQAAAATSARPSAKWLKNAQALLAKVGEAPLRAALLRWFARVDAGRCGALLNVGWESTDDRARMHDGNATVLRGLLWMCAPLADSELTRAIARLALSAYRKVRGIGPRAPKVGNAAVFALSSIPTSEAVGQLALLKVRVKFGTAQKEIEKAFTSAAEALQLPRDQIEELGVPTYGLEQVGLRRESFDDGAFVAELKVDGKAATLSWFRADGTPQKSVPAKVKADYKDELKELQGALKDIGAMLPAQAERLDSLFLLEKHWPYDQWQERYLDHPLIGTLARRLIWVISDGGQQHAVVFNEGCLQTLDGKTISPSSAAQVRLWHPIGRPLEEVLAWRERIEALQITQPFKQAHREVYLLTEAERNTASYSNRFAAHILRQHQFHALAAARGWRNKLRLMVDDTYPPASRELPAWGLRAEFWIEGVGDDYGVDTNEAGAFLRLSSDQVRFYPIDAAQRSAHAGGGGYALNRWDNAVDAAPLPLDQVPPLVLSEVMRDVDLFVGVASLANDPLWADGGPDGRYRDYWHNHSFGELGATAQTRKQLLEKLLPRMTRLKDKWTLHGRFLEVTGKLRSYKIHLGSGNILMLPNDQYLCIVPDAKARQKNTPQYLPFEGDALLSIILSKALLLIDDDKISDPTITRQLALK, from the coding sequence ATGGCACTGGAACAACTTCAGGCGTTTCGCCACGACCGCGCGCAAACCGAACTGGGCCCGGTCGAGCACATCGGCCCGGACGGCTACCCGCTGCTGGCCGGCTCCGAACTGCGCCACGAGCATGAGCTGATCGGCGAACTGCTGCCGCTGCTGCAAAAAATTCACGGCCGCCCCGACGCCATGGTCTTCGCCCTGGGCAAATTGCCGGCGGTGATGGCCCTGAGCCCTGACCCGGCGCTGCGCACGCGCCTGGTGCTGGCGCTGATCGAACGGGTGGTGGCCTACAACGGTGAGCTGAGCACCGCCAGTGCCGGGCATGCCTTCTCGCACATTTTCGACTACGGCGTACTGCCGGCGCTGATGACCTGGCTGATGGAAAACGGCGCCGACGTCGGCCAGCTGGCCGAGCCTGTGCTGCAGTGGTTCACCAGCTACCGCTTCGCCTATTACGGCACCCTGCCGACCCTGACGGTGACCGACTGGGTCATCGCGCAACACTTCAGCACAGTGCCAACCGACCTGCGTGACCTGCTGATCATGCTGCGCAGCCAGTGCGCCGACCTGGGCCACTACGGCAACTTCGGCGAACAACTGCTGGCCAAGCTCGACCCGCTGCTGGGCAGCGGCGCCTGGCAGGTGTTGGCGCCGTGCGAACACTGGACCCAACTGGCCCTGGAAGACCTCGAACAACTGAGCCCCGAGGTGCGCGAAGACTGGCTGGCGCTGTTGCGTCAGGCCGCTGCGGCAACTTCGGCGCGGCCCTCGGCGAAATGGCTGAAGAACGCCCAGGCGCTGTTGGCCAAGGTCGGTGAAGCACCGCTGCGGGCGGCACTGCTGCGCTGGTTTGCGCGGGTCGATGCCGGGCGCTGCGGCGCGTTGCTCAACGTCGGCTGGGAAAGCACCGATGACCGCGCACGCATGCACGATGGCAACGCCACGGTGCTGCGCGGCCTGTTGTGGATGTGCGCGCCGCTGGCCGACAGCGAACTGACCCGGGCCATCGCCCGCCTGGCCCTGAGCGCCTACCGCAAGGTGCGCGGCATCGGCCCACGGGCGCCCAAGGTCGGCAACGCGGCGGTGTTCGCGCTGTCGTCGATCCCAACCAGCGAAGCAGTCGGGCAACTGGCCCTGCTCAAGGTGCGGGTCAAGTTCGGCACCGCGCAGAAGGAAATCGAAAAAGCCTTCACCAGCGCCGCCGAAGCACTGCAACTGCCCCGTGACCAGATCGAAGAACTCGGCGTGCCGACCTACGGCCTGGAACAGGTCGGCCTGCGCCGCGAAAGTTTTGATGACGGCGCCTTTGTCGCCGAGCTCAAGGTCGATGGCAAGGCCGCTACCCTGAGCTGGTTTCGCGCCGACGGCACGCCGCAAAAATCGGTGCCGGCCAAGGTCAAGGCCGACTACAAGGACGAGCTCAAGGAGCTGCAAGGCGCGCTCAAGGACATCGGCGCCATGCTGCCGGCCCAGGCCGAGCGCCTGGACAGCCTGTTCCTGCTGGAAAAGCACTGGCCGTACGATCAATGGCAGGAGCGTTACCTCGACCACCCGCTGATCGGCACCCTGGCGCGGCGGCTGATCTGGGTGATCAGCGACGGCGGCCAGCAGCACGCCGTGGTGTTCAACGAAGGCTGCCTGCAAACCCTGGACGGTAAAACCATCAGCCCTTCCAGCGCGGCGCAAGTGCGCCTCTGGCACCCGATCGGCCGCCCGCTGGAGGAGGTCCTGGCCTGGCGCGAGCGCATTGAAGCGCTGCAGATCACCCAGCCATTCAAGCAGGCCCACCGCGAGGTCTACCTGCTGACCGAAGCCGAGCGCAACACCGCCAGCTACTCCAACCGCTTCGCCGCGCACATTTTGCGCCAGCACCAGTTCCACGCCCTGGCCGCCGCCCGCGGCTGGCGCAACAAGCTGCGGCTGATGGTCGATGACACCTACCCGCCGGCCAGCCGCGAACTGCCGGCCTGGGGCCTGCGCGCCGAGTTCTGGATCGAGGGCGTGGGCGACGACTATGGCGTCGATACCAACGAAGCCGGCGCCTTCCTGCGCCTGAGCAGCGACCAGGTACGCTTCTACCCGATCGACGCCGCCCAGCGCAGCGCCCATGCCGGTGGCGGCGGTTATGCCTTGAACCGCTGGGATAACGCCGTGGACGCTGCGCCCTTGCCGCTGGACCAGGTGCCGCCGTTGGTGCTCAGCGAAGTGATGCGCGATGTCGACCTGTTTGTCGGCGTCGCCTCGCTGGCCAACGACCCGCTGTGGGCCGACGGCGGGCCGGACGGCCGCTACCGCGATTACTGGCACAACCACTCGTTCGGCGAGCTGGGCGCCACCGCGCAAACGCGCAAGCAATTGCTGGAAAAACTGCTGCCGCGCATGACCCGCCTCAAAGACAAATGGACCCTGCACGGGCGCTTCCTGGAGGTCACCGGCAAGCTGCGCAGCTACAAGATCCACCTGGGCTCGGGCAACATCCTGATGCTGCCCAACGATCAGTACCTGTGCATCGTCCCCGACGCCAAGGCGCGGCAGAAAAACACCCCGCAGTACCTGCCGTTCGAGGGCGACGCGCTGCTGTCGATCATCCTCTCCAAGGCCTTGCTGCTGATTGACGACGACAAGATCAGCGACCCGACCATTACCCGGCAGTTGGCTTTGAAGTGA